One genomic segment of Culturomica massiliensis includes these proteins:
- a CDS encoding nucleotidyl transferase AbiEii/AbiGii toxin family protein, translating into MIPRRYIEEWKAVAPWPNDAQVEQDLVIARALVEIFSDDLLKKSLAFRGGTALHKLYLQPQVRYSEDIDLVQINSEPINPILKQIRERLSFLGTKRTVKQHIHNNTIVYRFDTSTQPVINMRLKIEINTREHFTVLGLKEIPYKVENGWFSGECNLTGYELEELLGTKMRALYQRRKGRDLFDLYWAMIHQDVNTEKLISCYKTYMEYSVGKPPSQKQFLANMEEKLLDREFMEDIHAVLKPVAEYDNGKAWELVKKRLVERV; encoded by the coding sequence ATGATACCCCGCCGATATATAGAAGAATGGAAAGCGGTTGCTCCTTGGCCAAATGATGCACAAGTAGAGCAAGATTTAGTTATTGCCAGGGCTTTGGTGGAAATATTTTCTGATGATCTGCTGAAAAAATCACTTGCTTTCAGAGGTGGCACTGCTTTGCATAAATTGTATTTGCAACCGCAAGTCCGCTATTCGGAAGATATAGATTTAGTGCAAATCAATTCAGAACCAATCAATCCGATCTTAAAACAAATTCGTGAACGGCTGTCATTCCTTGGGACTAAGCGAACGGTAAAACAACATATTCACAACAACACTATTGTTTATCGTTTCGATACAAGTACACAACCGGTAATTAATATGCGGTTGAAAATAGAGATTAACACTCGAGAACACTTTACTGTGCTTGGCTTAAAGGAAATCCCATATAAAGTTGAGAACGGATGGTTTTCCGGTGAATGTAATTTGACAGGATATGAACTTGAAGAATTACTGGGAACAAAAATGCGTGCATTATATCAGCGTCGCAAAGGTCGTGATCTGTTTGATTTGTATTGGGCGATGATTCACCAAGATGTGAATACGGAAAAACTAATCAGTTGTTATAAAACCTACATGGAGTACTCTGTAGGCAAACCTCCATCTCAGAAGCAGTTTCTTGCCAACATGGAAGAAAAACTACTTGACCGGGAATTTATGGAAGATATTCATGCTGTATTAAAGCCGGTAGCTGAATATGATAATGGCAAGGCTTGGGAATTAGTAAAAAAGAGATTGGTCGAAAGAGTATAA